A single window of Paenibacillus sp. FSL H8-0537 DNA harbors:
- a CDS encoding mannonate dehydratase, whose product MQLAEFFSPRPDRLWQLAKQMDVNYAVSGLAWEEKSEKPWDLMPLIRMKQRFADSGINLAVIESMPPSNEIKLGTAGRDAEIETFQQFIVNMGRAGIPVLCYNFMAQFNWFRTSTTTRTRGGALVSSYDHSLMRNSPLTEAGIVSEQQLWENLHYFMEQIVPVAEEAKVKLALHPDDPPITPIRGVSRILRSADALQRAIDLVPSAYNGITLCQGTLATAGEHIPSVIRHFGGQDKMFFVHFRDVRGTAEKFEETFHDDGITDMLEAMYTYYDVGFAGPARPDHVPTMEGETNDNPGYELLGRLFGVGYIKGLMEAASRRQAESSQTSTNTAAAQKIAVE is encoded by the coding sequence ATGCAGCTAGCAGAATTTTTCTCGCCGCGGCCTGACCGCCTGTGGCAGCTTGCGAAGCAAATGGATGTCAATTATGCGGTGAGCGGTCTGGCATGGGAAGAAAAAAGTGAAAAGCCTTGGGATCTAATGCCGCTGATCCGCATGAAGCAGCGGTTTGCCGACAGCGGCATCAACCTGGCCGTCATTGAATCGATGCCGCCAAGCAATGAAATTAAGCTTGGCACAGCAGGGCGCGATGCGGAAATTGAAACATTTCAGCAATTTATAGTTAATATGGGGAGGGCGGGTATCCCTGTGCTATGCTACAATTTTATGGCGCAGTTCAATTGGTTCCGCACCTCAACGACGACTCGTACGCGGGGCGGGGCGCTCGTCTCAAGCTACGATCACAGCTTGATGCGGAATTCTCCGCTTACCGAAGCGGGCATCGTTTCCGAACAGCAGCTGTGGGAAAATCTGCATTATTTTATGGAGCAGATTGTGCCTGTGGCGGAGGAAGCGAAGGTCAAGCTGGCGCTGCATCCCGATGATCCACCGATTACCCCTATTCGCGGAGTGTCGCGTATTTTGCGCAGTGCCGATGCCTTGCAGCGAGCCATTGATCTTGTGCCAAGCGCTTATAATGGCATTACGCTATGCCAAGGTACGCTGGCGACGGCGGGGGAGCATATCCCAAGCGTCATTCGCCATTTTGGCGGACAGGACAAAATGTTTTTTGTTCATTTTAGAGATGTGCGCGGCACAGCGGAAAAGTTTGAGGAAACGTTCCACGATGATGGCATTACCGACATGCTGGAGGCGATGTACACCTACTATGATGTTGGCTTTGCTGGACCGGCAAGGCCTGATCATGTGCCGACGATGGAAGGCGAAACGAATGATAACCCCGGCTATGAGCTGCTGGGACGATTGTTCGGGGTAGGGTACATTAAAGGGTTGATGGAGGCAGCGTCCCGACGGCAAGCGGAAAGCTCGCAAACCAGCACAAATACGGCAGCAGCACAAAAAATAGCCGTAGAATAA
- a CDS encoding extracellular solute-binding protein, giving the protein MGKRWLKSKGWAVLTLAVVLTMTACSGNSGSGGGNQGAEPSSATETAAAGEAGGAATTLSIMWWGSDARHEATKKALDIYSQQFSNVKFKPEFMAWDAYWQKLPTLAASKSITDVLQMDAAYIQEYVARGQLEDISDIDLTGIVDPNVLKNLQIDGKLYGIPLSQNAQGFAYNKTELEQLGIPLPHKDWTYDAFFQWARDARAKLPEGKYPIGDTSTWDGFNYYQTAMGKPPIMSDGGKTFTLDKELFMTFYGIYDDFRKNKIVPPAELAASFLENDPQADPMASGVVLTRGATTGSVSALEQLMPGKLGVVNLQTGPAGGGWAQSTIFLSVSANSKNKEEAKKFVKWFITDQEAGKALGLTRGLPINPEIFKALEPTLEAKDLLGKEIYDMSVDKALPFYSPAAGFSEWVDTYKKEMDAVSFGQQSIEDAFNKIDKLGKELAAKAGKS; this is encoded by the coding sequence ATGGGAAAAAGGTGGCTGAAAAGCAAAGGCTGGGCGGTGCTGACGCTCGCTGTGGTGCTGACAATGACCGCATGCAGCGGCAATAGCGGGAGCGGTGGAGGCAATCAGGGCGCGGAGCCAAGCTCGGCAACGGAGACAGCGGCGGCTGGGGAAGCAGGCGGGGCAGCGACGACGCTCAGCATTATGTGGTGGGGCTCGGATGCCCGTCATGAAGCGACGAAAAAAGCGCTGGACATCTATTCCCAGCAATTTTCAAACGTAAAATTCAAGCCGGAATTTATGGCCTGGGATGCTTATTGGCAGAAGCTTCCGACACTGGCAGCCTCCAAGTCGATTACCGACGTGCTGCAAATGGATGCGGCTTACATTCAGGAATATGTCGCCAGAGGCCAACTGGAGGATATATCCGACATTGATTTGACTGGCATAGTGGACCCGAATGTGCTGAAAAATTTGCAAATAGACGGCAAGCTGTATGGCATCCCGCTTAGTCAGAACGCGCAAGGCTTCGCCTACAACAAAACAGAGCTGGAGCAGCTCGGTATCCCGCTGCCGCATAAGGATTGGACATATGATGCGTTTTTTCAGTGGGCGAGGGATGCTCGTGCCAAGCTGCCGGAGGGCAAATATCCGATTGGCGATACATCGACCTGGGATGGCTTCAACTATTACCAGACGGCGATGGGCAAACCGCCCATTATGTCGGACGGCGGCAAAACGTTCACGCTCGATAAGGAGCTGTTCATGACGTTTTATGGCATTTATGACGATTTCCGCAAAAATAAAATCGTTCCACCAGCCGAGCTAGCCGCTTCTTTCCTGGAAAATGACCCGCAAGCCGACCCTATGGCTTCAGGCGTAGTGCTGACGCGAGGCGCGACGACTGGCTCCGTAAGCGCACTGGAGCAGCTGATGCCTGGCAAGCTGGGCGTTGTCAATTTGCAGACGGGACCAGCTGGCGGGGGCTGGGCGCAATCGACGATTTTTCTCAGCGTAAGCGCCAATTCAAAAAACAAGGAGGAAGCGAAGAAGTTTGTGAAATGGTTTATAACGGATCAGGAGGCAGGCAAAGCACTTGGCTTGACGCGCGGACTGCCGATTAATCCGGAAATATTCAAGGCGCTTGAGCCGACGCTTGAAGCCAAGGATTTGCTGGGCAAGGAGATTTATGATATGTCGGTGGACAAAGCGCTGCCGTTTTATTCACCTGCCGCTGGATTTTCGGAATGGGTGGATACGTACAAAAAGGAAATGGATGCCGTCTCCTTCGGCCAGCAGTCGATTGAAGACGCCTTTAATAAAATCGACAAGCTGGGCAAGGAACTGGCCGCCAAAGCGGGAAAATCTTAA
- a CDS encoding carbohydrate ABC transporter permease has product MRRLGAKGFDHIFLALFSFIMIYPVIWWVGASLKKTSELSLPTIWPSIPMWENYSKGWRFSGEYTFAHFFGNTLLMELGNVAGGVLTAAIVAYGFGRLYFGLKGFWFSILLLTMMLPGQVTVVPQYILFNKLGLVDSYVPLVLPHFFGGGAFFIFLLVQFIRGIPRDLDEAAKIDGASVYGIFLRIIFPLIKPALVTVGIFTFIWSWDDFFAQVLYLSSVEKFTVGLALRMFIDQFDIQWGQLLAMSLLSIMPSVLIFFLAQKHFVEGIATTGLKG; this is encoded by the coding sequence ATGAGAAGGCTGGGTGCAAAAGGTTTCGATCATATCTTTCTGGCGCTGTTTTCCTTCATCATGATTTATCCCGTCATTTGGTGGGTGGGCGCTTCGCTCAAAAAAACGTCCGAGCTGAGCCTGCCGACGATCTGGCCCTCCATTCCGATGTGGGAAAATTACAGCAAGGGCTGGCGCTTTTCCGGCGAATATACATTTGCCCACTTTTTCGGCAATACGCTGCTGATGGAACTTGGCAATGTGGCAGGCGGCGTCTTGACGGCGGCGATTGTAGCTTATGGCTTTGGCCGCTTGTACTTCGGGCTTAAAGGCTTCTGGTTTTCGATTTTGCTGCTGACGATGATGCTTCCTGGCCAGGTAACGGTCGTGCCGCAATACATTTTGTTCAATAAGCTGGGGCTGGTCGACAGCTACGTTCCACTTGTGCTGCCGCATTTTTTCGGGGGCGGCGCCTTCTTTATTTTTTTGCTGGTGCAGTTTATTCGCGGTATCCCGCGTGATCTTGATGAGGCGGCCAAAATCGACGGAGCTTCCGTGTACGGCATTTTTCTGCGAATTATTTTTCCGCTCATTAAGCCAGCGCTGGTGACCGTGGGGATTTTCACCTTTATTTGGAGCTGGGACGATTTTTTTGCGCAGGTGCTGTATTTAAGCTCGGTTGAGAAGTTCACGGTCGGCCTCGCGCTGCGCATGTTCATCGACCAGTTCGATATTCAGTGGGGGCAGCTGCTCGCGATGTCGTTGCTGTCAATTATGCCTTCCGTTCTCATCTTTTTTCTGGCCCAGAAGCACTTTGTAGAAGGTATTGCTACAACAGGACTCAAAGGGTAA
- a CDS encoding sugar ABC transporter permease — MKRKDNRITHLAGYVFISPWLLGFLLLTLWPIAQSFYLSFTEYSLLEAPEWTGMDNYVNIFTNDSTFTTSLKVTFMFVLFSVPLKLFFSLMVAMALNKSLRGMNIYRTAIYFPSLIGGSIAVAALWRNMFSLDGYVNQVLGWFGIQGVAWISNPDTSLATLILLNTWQFGSTMVIFLAGLKQIPQELYESASVDGAGKTRKFISITLPMLSPVMFFNLVLGIIGSFQTFTSAYIITKGGPINSTYMYAMFLYEKAFKHYQMGYASALAWILLVIVALLTIINFAASRYWVFYESDGGKAK; from the coding sequence GTGAAGCGTAAAGATAACCGGATTACACATTTGGCTGGTTACGTATTTATTTCGCCATGGCTGCTAGGGTTTTTACTGCTGACATTATGGCCGATTGCCCAGTCATTTTATTTATCCTTTACGGAGTATTCGCTGCTTGAAGCGCCCGAGTGGACCGGGATGGACAACTATGTCAACATTTTTACGAATGATTCCACATTCACCACGTCGTTAAAAGTTACGTTTATGTTCGTGCTGTTCTCTGTGCCGCTCAAGCTGTTTTTCTCGCTTATGGTAGCAATGGCGCTGAATAAAAGCTTGCGCGGCATGAATATTTACCGCACCGCGATTTATTTTCCGTCGCTCATCGGCGGCAGTATTGCAGTAGCGGCATTGTGGCGCAACATGTTCAGCTTAGACGGGTATGTGAATCAGGTGCTTGGCTGGTTTGGCATTCAAGGCGTCGCCTGGATATCCAATCCCGATACGTCGCTGGCTACGCTCATCCTGCTCAATACGTGGCAGTTCGGCTCCACCATGGTTATCTTCCTGGCCGGGCTTAAGCAAATTCCGCAGGAGCTGTACGAATCCGCCTCGGTCGACGGAGCGGGCAAAACGCGGAAATTTATTAGCATTACACTCCCCATGCTCTCTCCCGTTATGTTTTTCAACCTGGTGCTTGGCATTATTGGTTCCTTTCAAACGTTTACGTCAGCCTACATTATTACGAAGGGCGGGCCGATCAACTCAACCTACATGTACGCCATGTTCCTCTATGAAAAAGCGTTCAAGCATTACCAGATGGGCTATGCCTCTGCACTGGCCTGGATTCTGCTCGTTATCGTAGCGCTGCTGACCATTATTAACTTTGCCGCTTCCCGCTATTGGGTATTTTACGAGTCGGATGGAGGGAAAGCGAAATGA
- a CDS encoding RraA family protein: protein MKFDNPEDIRQLTPLWEGERFENGRPKVDEDILRRMRKITLEEAWGPLWNRGYTFQFEGEFKIMHPEQVMVGRAVTAVMVPKRPDLHETLLDYGHEHEDRHGFFNQWVIDSLVEDDVVVVDMFDKIHSGTYVGGNLSTAIATRTKRGGAVIWGGIRDNQQVKEIGGINVYYRGSDPTAIADVTMVGMNVPTRIGKAICMPGDVVLGTPAGVIFIPPHLAELTVVQAEKSQVRDVFGFIRLKQQVYSTAQIDAAWNTALWQDFINWFNNDDAAAEYRHLSWDDELEDAKKREHDGPRSDVRL from the coding sequence ATGAAGTTCGATAATCCGGAAGATATAAGACAATTGACCCCGCTTTGGGAGGGTGAGCGCTTTGAGAATGGCCGCCCTAAAGTAGATGAAGATATATTGCGCCGCATGCGAAAAATAACGCTGGAGGAAGCGTGGGGCCCGCTGTGGAATCGCGGCTATACGTTTCAATTCGAAGGAGAGTTCAAAATCATGCATCCCGAGCAGGTGATGGTCGGGCGTGCGGTTACTGCCGTCATGGTGCCCAAGCGGCCTGACCTGCATGAAACGCTGCTTGATTACGGACATGAGCACGAGGATCGCCACGGCTTTTTCAACCAATGGGTCATTGATTCTCTAGTGGAGGATGATGTGGTCGTCGTCGATATGTTTGATAAAATTCATAGCGGCACTTACGTTGGCGGCAATTTATCTACGGCGATTGCCACTCGCACGAAGCGCGGCGGCGCCGTGATCTGGGGCGGTATCCGCGATAATCAGCAGGTGAAGGAAATCGGCGGCATTAACGTCTATTATCGGGGCAGCGATCCGACGGCGATTGCCGATGTGACGATGGTTGGAATGAATGTGCCGACGCGCATCGGCAAGGCGATCTGTATGCCAGGGGATGTCGTGCTGGGCACGCCTGCGGGAGTTATTTTTATTCCGCCGCATTTGGCGGAGCTGACCGTTGTGCAGGCGGAGAAGTCGCAGGTGCGCGACGTATTCGGCTTCATTCGCCTTAAGCAGCAGGTGTATTCAACGGCACAAATAGATGCTGCTTGGAATACGGCGCTGTGGCAGGATTTCATCAACTGGTTCAATAACGATGACGCCGCAGCGGAATATCGGCATTTGAGCTGGGACGATGAGCTTGAGGATGCGAAGAAGAGAGAGCATGATGGGCCGCGGAGCGATGTGCGTCTGTAG
- a CDS encoding Rpn family recombination-promoting nuclease/putative transposase: MNELLDPRNDFVFKRIFGSEENKDVLLAFLNRTFAESNEPPLTEIVLLNPYTDKDAPLDKQSIFDIWAKTSEGKLINIEMQLFNKYDIEKRTLFYWSKRYSSQLQEGNTYKELKKCVTINILNYSFLSNDRYHNVFHLREDHTGLALTDDIEVHFMELSKLNDQLLPHEGGLINWLLFLKGADKSNWEVLKMNEPTLGKAMDTLEFLSQDGEARRLYEERQKFLHDEASMIEWATEKGMKQGERQKAIEIAKNMLALGIEIPLIAKASGLSETEVKAL; encoded by the coding sequence ATGAACGAGTTGCTTGATCCTCGTAATGATTTCGTCTTTAAGCGCATTTTTGGCAGTGAAGAAAATAAAGATGTATTGCTTGCCTTTTTGAATCGCACTTTTGCAGAGTCAAACGAACCTCCGCTAACTGAAATTGTACTTTTGAACCCCTATACGGATAAGGATGCCCCATTGGACAAACAGTCTATTTTTGATATCTGGGCCAAAACATCTGAGGGTAAGCTGATTAATATTGAAATGCAGTTATTTAATAAGTACGATATAGAGAAACGTACTCTGTTTTATTGGAGCAAACGGTACTCCAGTCAATTGCAGGAAGGAAATACGTATAAAGAGCTCAAAAAATGTGTGACTATTAATATATTGAATTATTCCTTCCTGTCTAATGACCGTTATCATAACGTGTTCCATTTGCGGGAAGACCACACCGGCCTCGCCTTAACGGATGATATTGAAGTTCATTTTATGGAGCTTTCCAAGCTAAATGATCAATTACTGCCTCATGAGGGCGGCTTAATCAATTGGCTGTTATTTCTGAAAGGTGCCGATAAATCAAATTGGGAGGTGCTAAAGATGAATGAACCGACACTAGGCAAAGCGATGGATACCTTGGAATTCTTAAGTCAGGATGGGGAGGCTCGCCGTTTGTATGAGGAGCGGCAGAAATTTTTGCACGATGAGGCTTCCATGATTGAATGGGCTACGGAAAAGGGTATGAAACAAGGCGAACGCCAAAAAGCGATTGAAATCGCCAAAAACATGCTGGCATTGGGCATTGAAATTCCTCTCATCGCCAAAGCAAGCGGCTTGTCTGAAACGGAGGTCAAAGCGTTATAG
- a CDS encoding helix-turn-helix domain-containing protein, producing the protein MVKEEKWLKDDYMLTWMRDRLLQELVLDRISSSGKANVKEQLVKLNVNPYFTYPAVAMLATAAYFHHEHDRLGYMEKIREYLQPRIPAGSVLFLDEEHRLVLLFSWVSKRMLDNVQAMLGEQFSDPITIGVGKPCGYLHEVKHSYEQAGQALQHQFYQGIGEIIYFSELRAYMPLQEYPEHLEKELFDGCKAATSEGQLEEAVKAFFRSVMRGGTIDISHMYELTLRLLVGMERRVLADTDTAAANKPYEILSILKMKTLHELVRCVSEFVTGLWKAVAPYQGESHRSIIKKTMYYMEQECQHVSLQSVAEKVYMTPTYLSLLFKTNTGKTFIEHLTDIRIDKAKAMLKSTHFKNYEVAEKVGYQDSRYFSQIFKKRVGLSPSEYRESAGH; encoded by the coding sequence ATGGTGAAAGAGGAGAAATGGCTGAAGGACGATTATATGCTGACCTGGATGAGGGATCGTTTGCTGCAGGAGCTGGTGTTGGACAGAATCAGCAGCAGTGGAAAGGCGAATGTGAAGGAGCAGCTGGTGAAGCTGAATGTAAATCCATATTTTACGTATCCGGCTGTAGCCATGCTTGCAACAGCGGCTTATTTTCATCATGAACATGACCGGCTCGGCTATATGGAGAAAATAAGGGAATATTTGCAGCCGCGCATTCCGGCGGGAAGTGTTCTTTTTTTAGATGAGGAGCATCGGCTCGTGCTGCTGTTTTCCTGGGTGTCGAAGAGGATGCTCGATAATGTGCAGGCGATGCTGGGCGAGCAGTTTTCCGATCCGATTACGATTGGTGTTGGGAAGCCCTGTGGTTATTTGCACGAAGTAAAGCATTCCTATGAACAGGCGGGGCAGGCGCTCCAGCATCAATTTTATCAGGGCATTGGCGAAATCATTTATTTTAGCGAGCTCCGCGCGTATATGCCGCTTCAGGAATATCCGGAGCATTTGGAGAAGGAGCTGTTTGATGGCTGCAAGGCGGCGACGTCGGAGGGGCAGCTTGAAGAGGCGGTAAAGGCGTTTTTTCGCAGTGTGATGAGGGGCGGGACGATTGATATTTCACATATGTATGAGCTGACGCTGCGTTTGCTCGTGGGGATGGAGCGAAGAGTGCTAGCTGATACGGATACCGCTGCAGCTAATAAACCTTATGAAATTTTATCCATTTTGAAAATGAAAACGCTTCATGAATTGGTTCGCTGCGTCAGCGAGTTTGTAACAGGCTTGTGGAAAGCGGTAGCGCCCTACCAGGGCGAGAGCCATCGCAGCATCATTAAAAAAACGATGTATTATATGGAGCAGGAATGCCAGCATGTTTCGCTGCAAAGCGTGGCGGAGAAGGTGTACATGACGCCAACCTATTTGAGCCTGCTGTTCAAGACCAATACCGGCAAAACGTTCATCGAGCATTTGACCGATATCCGAATCGACAAGGCGAAAGCGATGCTCAAGTCGACGCATTTTAAAAACTACGAGGTGGCGGAAAAGGTCGGCTATCAGGATTCGCGCTATTTTAGCCAAATTTTCAAAAAGCGGGTCGGCTTGTCTCCAAGCGAGTACCGCGAGTCGGCGGGGCATTAG
- a CDS encoding GntR family transcriptional regulator — translation MSENPAIVPIHSISTHVYMKLKKEILAGELQPGARLIVLEIAGQFQISQAPVREALERLKQEGLIIGVPNKGSVVSNITAKEIKDLFVLREMIEGFAVRQSMPLLTEQDFSELAGIIEQMDQAVKQNDILSILELDMDFHGFFYRKCDNGAILTLWKDMKTKLMRFMAISNRYYTTLGLADYHTVLIDVLRKGDVAAAERAFIDHMHAYKIIHLE, via the coding sequence ATGTCAGAAAATCCAGCAATCGTGCCCATTCATTCTATAAGTACACATGTATATATGAAGCTGAAGAAAGAGATTTTGGCTGGCGAGCTTCAACCGGGTGCCCGCCTTATTGTACTGGAAATCGCCGGACAATTCCAGATTAGCCAGGCTCCTGTAAGAGAGGCGCTTGAACGGCTCAAGCAAGAAGGGCTCATTATTGGCGTTCCGAACAAAGGCTCGGTGGTCTCCAACATCACGGCGAAGGAAATCAAGGACTTGTTCGTGCTGCGGGAAATGATTGAAGGCTTCGCGGTTAGGCAATCAATGCCGCTGCTTACGGAGCAGGATTTCTCCGAGCTGGCTGGCATTATTGAGCAGATGGACCAAGCGGTTAAGCAAAACGATATACTTAGCATATTGGAGCTGGACATGGATTTTCATGGTTTTTTCTACCGCAAATGTGATAATGGGGCTATTTTGACGCTATGGAAGGATATGAAGACGAAGCTTATGCGGTTTATGGCGATTTCCAATCGGTATTACACGACTCTAGGGCTGGCAGATTACCATACTGTACTTATTGACGTGCTGCGCAAAGGGGATGTTGCAGCGGCTGAGCGGGCGTTTATCGATCATATGCACGCTTACAAAATCATTCATCTGGAATAG
- the nagZ gene encoding beta-N-acetylhexosaminidase, translating into MLKKITSLILASFLVISASSCGSTVDRTNSGNVSHSGSNQPATASTPTPSATETAAAAIPTIAPTPTATEATDPIKQEMASMSVDEKIGQLVLVGLEGTTIQADAIEMMNTYHVGGFILYKRNITDASQTLALLNELKKQNKKNPVPLWLSIDQEGGTVSRMPQDFVKIPSAQSIGRKNKPQYAYGIGEAIGAELYSLGFNMDFAPVLDINSNPDNPVIGNRAFGSTAESVITSGIEMMKGIQAGHVVPVVKHFPGHGDTSVDSHLDLPVVDKSLKQLEQFELLPFKEAIEQQAPAVMIGHLLIPAIDKQYPASLSKTIITELLRDKLGFTGVVITDDMTMLGITKHFGIQDAAVKAVQAGNDILLVGHDTKQQIAVLKALKKAVKAGDISMQALDDSVYRIIHLKSAFTLKDELITRANVDAVNRQIKKALNASK; encoded by the coding sequence ATGCTTAAAAAAATCACTTCATTAATCCTTGCTTCGTTTCTCGTTATAAGTGCGAGTTCCTGCGGCAGCACGGTCGATCGTACCAACAGCGGGAACGTCAGCCATTCCGGCTCTAATCAACCAGCCACTGCCTCGACGCCAACCCCTTCTGCTACAGAAACGGCAGCAGCAGCCATTCCAACTATAGCGCCTACGCCAACGGCGACGGAAGCAACGGACCCTATCAAACAAGAAATGGCCAGCATGTCAGTCGATGAGAAAATCGGACAGCTCGTGCTCGTTGGCCTTGAAGGCACGACCATACAAGCTGATGCTATCGAAATGATGAATACCTATCATGTAGGCGGCTTTATTTTGTACAAAAGAAATATTACGGACGCTTCGCAGACGCTAGCCCTGCTGAACGAGCTTAAAAAACAAAATAAAAAAAATCCCGTCCCGCTGTGGCTGAGCATCGATCAGGAAGGGGGAACGGTGAGCCGGATGCCCCAGGATTTCGTAAAAATTCCTTCCGCACAGTCTATTGGCAGAAAAAACAAACCACAATACGCCTATGGAATAGGTGAAGCTATTGGCGCAGAGCTGTATTCCTTAGGGTTTAATATGGATTTTGCCCCTGTGCTCGATATTAACAGCAACCCGGACAATCCGGTCATTGGCAACCGGGCGTTTGGCTCCACAGCGGAAAGCGTCATAACCAGCGGCATTGAGATGATGAAGGGCATACAGGCGGGACATGTCGTGCCTGTCGTTAAGCATTTTCCAGGCCATGGGGATACGTCGGTCGATTCGCATCTGGATTTGCCGGTGGTAGACAAAAGCTTGAAGCAATTAGAGCAGTTCGAGCTTCTTCCTTTTAAGGAAGCGATTGAGCAGCAAGCTCCTGCTGTCATGATCGGGCATTTGCTTATTCCGGCTATCGACAAACAATACCCCGCTTCCTTGTCCAAGACGATCATTACTGAGCTTTTACGGGACAAGCTCGGGTTTACGGGTGTTGTGATTACGGATGATATGACGATGCTTGGCATTACGAAGCATTTTGGCATTCAGGATGCGGCGGTCAAAGCCGTTCAAGCGGGCAACGATATTCTTCTTGTCGGACATGATACCAAGCAGCAGATCGCCGTGCTGAAGGCGCTAAAAAAAGCGGTCAAAGCAGGCGACATCTCTATGCAAGCGCTCGATGACAGCGTTTATCGGATCATTCATCTCAAAAGCGCCTTTACACTAAAAGATGAGCTCATCACCCGTGCCAACGTCGATGCGGTCAACCGTCAAATTAAAAAAGCGCTGAACGCTTCTAAATAG